In Dasypus novemcinctus isolate mDasNov1 chromosome 10, mDasNov1.1.hap2, whole genome shotgun sequence, one DNA window encodes the following:
- the SLC29A2 gene encoding equilibrative nucleoside transporter 2 — translation MARGNAPRDSYHLVGISFFILGLGTLLPWNFFITAFPYFQGRLSGANSTAGSPGANHTSSGPADAFNFNNWVTLLSQLPLLLFTLLNSFLYQCIPETVRILGSLLAILFLFALTAALVKVDMSPRPFFSITLASVWFINSFCAVLQGSLFGQLGTMPSTYNTLFLSGQGLAGISAALAMLLSMASGVDSETSALGYFITPCVGILVSIGCYLSLLHLEFARYYLAKKPSQGRARELETKTELLQADEKNGIPNSPQQAALTVDLDPEKELEKELKPELEESQKPGKPSVLVVFRKIWLVALCLVLVFTVTLSVFPAITAMVTSSTGPGKWSRYFNPICCFLLFNLMDCLGRSLTSYFLWPDENSRLLPLLVCLRFLFVPLFLLCHVPERARLPILFPQDACFITFMLLFAGSNGYLVSLTMCLAPRKVLPHEKEVAGALMTFFLALGLSCGASLSFLFKALL, via the exons ATGGCGAGAGGAAACGCCCCGCGGGACAG CTACCACCTGGTCGGCATCAGCTTCTTTATCCTGGGCCTGGGCACCCTCCTTCCCTGGAACTTCTTCATCACCGCCTTTCCG TACTTCCAGGGACGGCTGTCAGGGGCCAACAGCACAGCCGGGAGCCCGGGCGCCAACCACACCAGCTCGGGCCCCGCAGACGCCTTCAATTTCAACAACTGGGTGACGCTGCTGTCCCAGCTGCCCCTGCTGCTCTTCACGCTGCTCAACTCCTTCCTGTACCAGTG CATCCCTGAGACGGTGCGGATCCTGGGCAGCCTGCTGGCCATCCTCTTCCTCTTTGCCCTGACGGCGGCGCTGGTCAAGGTGGACATGAGCCCCAGGCCCTTCTTCTCCATCACCTTGGCCTCCGTCTGGTTCATCAACT CCTTCTGTGCAGTTCTGCAGGGCAGCCTCTTCGGGCAGCTGGGCACCATGCCCTCCACCTACAACACCCTCTTCCTCAGCGGCCAGGGCCTGGCGGGGATCTCCGCTGCCCTTGCCATGCTCCTGTCCATGGCCA GTGGCGTGGATTCGGAGACCTCCGCCCTGGGGTACTTCATCACGCCGTGCGTGGGCATCCTCGTGTCCATTGGGTGTTACCTGAGCCTGCTGCACCTG GAGTTTGCCCGCTACTACCTGGCCAAAAAACCGTCTCAAGGCCGAGCTCGTGAGCTGGAGACCAAAACTGAGCTCCTCCAGGCTG atgaGAAGAACGGGATTCCCAACAGCCCCCAGCAGGCAGCCCTGACTGTGGATCTTGACCCTGAGAAGGAGCTGGAGAAGGAGCTGAAGCCGGAGCTGGAGGAGTCCCAGAAGCCAGGAAAACCTTCTGTTTTAGTGGTCTTCCGAAAG ATCTGGCTGGTGGCGCTGTGCCTGGTGCTGGTCTTCACCGTCACCCTGTCGGTGTTCCCCGCCATCACGGCCATGGTGACCAGCTCCACCGGCCCCGGGAAGTGGA gCCGGTACTTCAACCCCATCTGCTGCTTCCTTCTCTTCAACCTCATGGACTGTCTGGGGCGGAGCCTCACCTCGTACTTCCTGTGG CCGGACGAGAACAGCCGGCTGCTGCCGCTGCTGGTGTGCCTGCGCTTCCTGTTCGTGCCCCTCTTCCTGCTGTGCCACGTGCCCGAGCGGGCCCGCCTGCCCATCCTCTTCCCGCAGGACGCCTGCTTCATCACCTTCATGCTGCTCTTCGCCGGGTCCAACGGCTACCTGGTGTCCCTCACCATGTGCCTGGCGCCCAG GAAGGTGCTGCCGCACGAGAAGGAGGTGGCCGGCGCCCTCATGACGTTCTTCCTGGCCCTCGGCCTCTCCTGCGGCGcgtccctctccttcctcttcaaaGCTCTGCTCTGA